A DNA window from Calliphora vicina chromosome 1, idCalVici1.1, whole genome shotgun sequence contains the following coding sequences:
- the l(3)87Df gene encoding cytochrome c oxidase assembly protein COX20, mitochondrial: MEEEPKKGFTLFGRDISQIPCFRSSFLYGISGGVGTGLLTFLGTSRTTMSTHVGFGTFFCGTIAYWSWCRYQWSVHRFEYAQLEQAMRKQAMYEGTEIEKQLDLKSA; the protein is encoded by the exons ATGGAGGAGGAACCAAAAAAG GGCTTTACACTGTTCGGCCGTGATATTTCACAAATACCCTGTTTTCGCAGTAGTTTCTTGTATGGCATAAGTGGTGGTGTTGGTACTGGTCTGCTAACATTTCTGGGAACATCTCGCACAACAATGTCTACACATGTTGGCTTTGGTACATTCTTTTGTGGTACTATAGCCTATTGGAGTTGGTGCCG GTATCAATGGTCGGTGCATCGCTTTGAATATGCCCAATTAGAACAGGCTATGCGCAAACAAGCCATGTACGAAGGAACAGAAATAGAAAAGCAACTTGATCTTAAGTCGGCGTag